GTTTTCTATGTGTTAAATACGAGTCCACCTAGTGTAAAATGCGGGAGAGAAATTAAATTTTgacagtttgattaaaatttgtcaGTTTACAGTCTCACTGTAAACACTGCTCCAATTACTCCTCCTATGTCGATTTTCTGTTTTAGTTTTTCCAAGAGAAAGCATACAGCtgttctggcgccgggcctgatccaagtactaaccagatcctgctctgcttagcttctgagttctgacgggatcagactgacacagagcagactaaaGTGAATCACTGTGAAAACCTTCCAGATGCTCCGTGGACTTACAGCTTTCAGAAAGCGTACAGACCAACCCCAAAGACCCAAGACCGGGTCAGACTCCAGCAGGTTCCTGTGCTGTCCTCTGACTGGTCTGACAGACGTGATGATCTGTGTGTTTCAGGTCTGACCCGATTAGCAGACGTGTGTTTGAACGACCCCGTCTGCATCTACATGTCTGGTCCGGCCCCCTCTGACATACTGACCTCTGACCCCAGTCCAGCTGGGCAGTCTGAGAGTTTTGCTCTTCCAGAGGCCCTGAAGCAGTTTGTGGTTACTGTTCCCAGTAAGATCCGCCTGGTCTGTTTGGCTGCTTTCATCCTGGACAAATGTAAGGTAAATAAACACAAATTGTGCAGTAAATAATAAACAGTACAGTATATAATAAACAGTAATGAACACAAAGTGTGCGATACATAATAAACACAAAGTGTACAAAGTGTATTGTACATAATAAACACAAAGTGTGCGGTAAATAAGCAGTACGGTATATAATAAACACAAAGTGTACAAAGTGTATTGTACATAATAAACACAAAGTGTGCGGTAAATAAGCAGTACGGTATATAATAAACACAAAGTGTACAAAGTGTATTGTACATAATAAACACAAAGTGTGCGGTAAATAAGCAGTACGGTATATAATAAACACAAAGTGTACAAAGTGTACAtaataaacacaaagtgtggTAAATAATAAACAGTACGGTATATAATAAACACAAAGTGTACAAAGTGTATTGTACATAATAAACACAAAGTGTGTGGTAAATAATAAACAGTACGGTATATAATAAACACAAAGTGTGTGGTAAATAATAAGCAGTACGGTATATAATAAACACAAAGTGTGCGGTAAATAATAAACAGTACGGTATATAATAAACACAAAGTGTGTGGTAAATAATAAGCAGTACGGTATATAATAAACACAAAGTGTGCGGTAAATAATAAGCAGTACGGTATGTAATAAACACAAAGTGTGCGGTAAATAATAAGCAGTACGGTATGTAATAAACACAAAGTGTGCGGTAAATAATAAGCAGTACGGTATGTAATAAACACAAAGTGTGCGGTAAATAATAAGCAGTACGGTATATAATAAACACAAAGTGTGCGGTAAATAAGCAGTACGGTATGTAATAAACACAAAGTGTGCGGTAAATAATAAGCAGTACGGTATGTAATAAACAAAGTGTGTGGTAAATAATAAGCAGTACGGTATATAATAAACACAAAGTGTGTGGTAAATAATAAGCAGTACGGTATATAATAAACACAAAGTGTGCGGTAAATAATAAGCAGTACGGTATATAATAAACACAGTGTACAAAGTGTATTGTACATAATAAACACAAAGTGTGCGGTAAATAATAAGCAGTACGGTATATAATAAATACAGTGTACAAAGTGTATTGTACATAATAAACACAAAGTGTGCGGTAAATAATAAGCAGTACGGTATATAATAAACACAGTGTACAAAGTGTATTGTACATAATAAACACAAAGTGTGCGGTAAATAATAAGCAGTACGGTATATAATAAACACAAGGTGTGCGGTACATAATAAACAGTACGGTATATAATAAACACAAAGTGTGCGGTACATAATAAACAGTACGGTATATAAtacacaaacagtatggtaaataataaacacaaagtgtgctgtaaataataaacacaaagtgTGCGGTATATAATAAGCACAAAGTGTGCGGTAAATAATAAACAGTACGGTATATAATAAGCACAAAGTGTGCggtaaataaacacaaacagtacgGTATATAATAAACAAACAGTACGGTATATAATAAACACAAAGTGTGCGGtaaataataaacacaaacagtacgGTATATAATAAACAAACAGTACGGTATATAATAAACACAAAGTGTGCGGTAGATAATAAACAGTACGGTATGTAATAAACACAAAGTGTGCGGTAAATAATAAACAGCACGGTATATAATAAACACAAAGTGTGCGGTACATAATAAACAGCACGGTATATAATAAACACAAAGTGTGCGGTACATAATAAACAGCACGGTATATAATAAACACAAAGTGTGCGGTACATAATAAACACAAAGTGTGCGgtaaataataaacacaaagtgtgcgataaataataaacaaacagaacacagtgtgcgataaataataaacaaacagaacacaatgtgcgataaataataaacaaacagaacacagtgtgcgataaataataaacaaacagAACACTGTGCGATAAATAATAAACAGTATGGTAGATAATAAACACAAAGTGTGCGgtaaataataaacacaaagtgTGCGGTAAATAATAAACAGTATGGTATATAATAAACACAAAGTGTGTGgtaaataataaacacaaagtgTGCGGTAAATAATAAACAGTATGGTATATAATAAACACAAATTGTGCGGTAAATAATAAACAGTATGGTATATAATAAACACAAAGTGTGTGGTAAATAATAAACAGTATGGTATATAATAAACACAAAGTGTGTGGTAAATAATAAACAGTATGGTATATAATAAACACAAAGTGTGTGgtaaataataaacacaaagtgTGCGGTAAATAATAAACAGTATGGTATATAATAAACACAGTGTGCGGTAAATAATAAACAGTATGGTATATAATAAACACAAAGTGTGTGGTAAATAATAAACAGTATGGTATATAATAAACACAAAGTGTGTGGTAAATAATAAACAGTATGGCATATAATAAACACAAAGTGTGTGGTAAATAATAAACAGTATGGTATATAATAAACACAAAGTGTGTGGTAAATAATAAACAGTATGGTATATAATAAACACAAAGTGTGCGGTAAATAATAAACAGTATGGTATGTAATAAACACAAAGTGTGCGGTAAATAAACAGTATGGTATATAATAAACACAAATTGTGCGGTAAATAATAAACAGTATGGTATATAATAAACACAAAGTGTGTGGTAAATAATAAACAGTATGGTATATAATAAACACAAAGTGTGTGGTAAATAATAAACAGTATGGTATATAATAAACACAAAGTGTGCGGTAAATAATAAACAGTATGGTATATAATAAACACAAAGTGTGTGGTAAATAATAAACAGTATGGTATATAATAAACACAAAGTGTGTGgtaaataataaacacaaagtgTGCGGTAAATAATAAACAGTATGGTATATAATAAACACAAAGTGTGTGGTAAATAATAAACAGTATGGTATATAATAAACACAAAGTGTGTGGTAAATAATAAACAGTAATGtatataataaacacaaacagagcAGTACATAATAAGCACAAAGTGTGCAggaaataataaacacaaacagtaaGGTATATAATAAACCCAAAGTGTGTGGtaaataataaacacaaacagtaaGGTATATAATAAACCCAAAGTGTGTGGTAAATAATaaacaaacagaacacaaagTGTGCGgtaaataataaacacaaagtgTGCGGTAAATAATAAAAAGTATGGTATATAATAAACACAAAGTGAGCGGTAGATAATAAACCCAAAGTGTGCAgtaaataacaaacacaaagtcaTCATCTTCATGGCTTGACTTCACGAACGAAGATTTATGAAGGACGTCAGCGCCTGTTGCAGGCTCGTTGGTGGCTGACTAGTCCAGTGCGGGACACACAGACCCGGCCACAGCGGCTGCAAGGGAAGGTCTTATCAGGGTTGTGTGGTGTTGAGACCTCACGGTTCTTTCTTCTTATCTTTTCTTCGATGCCATCTCTGCGTGAACTTTAGAAGGAGGAGACTGCTTGGTTGACACAGTGTCTCCAGGCGTCCCGGTCAGCAGCAATAGAGGGCCACCGGCAGTGGTTGATCCGACAGGCGGCGAGGATCTTTTTTAGGCAATCTTTGTAGCGCTTCTTTGGAGCCCCTACGTTCCAGTGGCCAGTGGACAGCTCTCCGTACATTACAATCTTGGGTAGGCGATGGTCTTCCATTCTGGAGACGTGTCCAGCCCATTGTAACTGTATTATCAGGAGCATTTCCTCAATGCTGATGATCCCAGTCTGCTCCAAAACGTCATTGTTTGTAACAAAGTTGCTCCAatggatgttgaggatggagcggAGACAGCGCTGATGAAAGTGTTCCAGGAGTTGTAGGTGGCGGCGGTAGGTAACCCACGACTCAGCGCCGTACAAGAGTGTTGTAAGTATGATTGCCCTGTACACAGCAATCTTGgtgcctttcttcaggtgtttgtTGTTCCACACCCGCTTGTCGATGTCCTTATCGATCTTGGCATCAGATGTGATGGTGCATCCCAGGTAGCTGAActggtggatgtttttcagccctGTCTCGGCAATGGTGATGTGAGGTGGGTGGTAATCCTCCTTGGGGGCAGGCTGATACATCACTTCAGTCTTCTTCAGGCTGATTTCAAGTCCAAAGAGCTGTGCGGCCTCTGCGAAGCAGGAAGTGAGGCGCTGTAACGCTGGTTCAGTATGTGCAACAAGTGctgcatcatcagcaaacagCAGCTCTCGGACCAGTTGCTCCTGTGTCTTTGTGTAAGCCTGCAGGTGCCTCAGATTGAACAGGCtgccatcaaatcaaatcaattttatttatatagcgccgaatcacaacaaacagttgccccaaggcgctttatattataaggcaaaagccatacaataattacagaaaaacccgggAGACTTCCGGTGGTGCGCAACGCGGTATGGCTGCATAAAAGTGATCTCTGGCATTAGCCTCATATTTCCCCCGACTCGAGAGCAGCATTTTAGGTCAAACTACTAAATTCTATGATAGGAATGAGTGGGGACAAAATAAGAAGGGAAGATACGGTCGACGGAACATTCCCGATGGTAAAATGGAGAACGAAGTCACGGCTGGCGTGGAAGGTTCGCTAACAGGGAGACAAGATGGCGAACGAGGCGAGGGCCTGGATGTAATCCGTGGCGCTGTGGGTGATGTTTTTGCAACTGAAGTGGCCGTTCTCCGAGCCGAATTGAAAAGCGACTTTAAGGAATTCCACACAGAATTTCAGGAGGACATAAAGAAACAGATGGTCGATTTTACAAAAGAAATAAATCAAAAACTACGAGACACTGCAGACCAAGTGGACCAGGTGACTGAGCGAGTAAAGCAGGTAGAGGACACCATTGCGGATTCGGAGCTCTGGGACATCGGAGTCAAAAACACCCTCATACAACTACTAGAAAATCAGCGGATCTTGCAGGACAAGGTGGATGATTTGGAGGGGCGTGCGAGGCGGAAAAACATCAGGATGTACGGCGTCCCTGAAGACTTAGAGGGCACGTCCATTGCTACCTTTGTTGAAAATCTTATTAAAAGTGAGCTGGGCGCTGACATTGGCCTGGACCGAGCCCTCTGCATTGAACGTGCTTATCGTGCATCAGGACCGAAACCACCAGCAAGCGCACCCCCACGCTCAATAATAGTCCGCTTCCTTCGGTTCTCCGACAAAGAAAAGATCCTACACGCAGCTTGGAAAAAAGGGGTAAAGGTGCAAAACAAGCAGGTCTATTTCGACCATGACCACGCGCCAGAAGTGCAGAAAAAGAGACGCGAGTATATCCCCGTCAAGAAGGCCCTGAAAGGGAATGGAATTCCCTTCCAGACACCGTTAAGTAAGATGCAAGTGCATTATTCATCAGGCAGTGTGCTCTATAATAACGCGATTCAGGCTGCAGAGGATCTGCGAAAGCGGGGAATAACGGTGGACGAGATCAGCACGGGAGCCCGGACCAAAAAGATCACAGGAGAGACCCTCGCGGAGTTGCTGCCGTGGGAGATGCAGGAAGAATCCCGCAAGGTCAACTTTCAACAACATGTCAGGGAGAAACTCAGGGGATTCCGGACGGAACGGGGAAACACCCAAATAAGTAAATGATGACGTCACCTGTTTCCACACTTTAATTTTGACTGGGCTAATTGTACTGTCTTGGATATGGAGTGGTATCTTCCTTCTCATTTGATAGTATAGGAGGGGCTGATGCCTAAGGACATAATTATAGCACACCAAATTTACCTTATCAGGctaagggtgtttttttttttttttttggcctacgCTGATGAGGGGCCCCACTTTGTGACCAGTCCCCTTACTACCAAAGGACAATGCTTTATCCTTGTTTGTGGTAGTTCTTCTGAttgttgtgtgtttttatttggttTCAAGTTCAGGTTATGATGCTGTGAGGTCTGGGATGATTTATAAGTTCGAATTTCATCAATTAACATAATGACCTTTAAATATTATAATATACTGTCACTAAATGTTAATGGGCTGAACAATCCTGTAAAAAGGAGTAAGTTAATTGCTAAAATGAAAAGGGAAAAGGTGGATATAGTGTATTGGCAGGAAACACATCTCTCTAAGATAGAgcatgagaaactaaaaaaaatgggCTTTACACATACATACTATTCGTCTCACAAAAGTGGCAAAAAGAGGGGAGTAGCTATtcttatttcaaataaaataaagtttgaatttgtGGCTGACACAAGTGATGAGGAGGGTAgatttgttttggtgaaaggTAAAATAGACCAAAAAGATGTGACATTATTAAACATTTATGCACCCCCAGGGAGTaaaatagaattttttttaaaaggtgtaTAATTTAATTTCCACAGAAACTCAGGGACCCCTTATTTGTGCAGGAGATTTCAATTTATTGTTAAACCCTCAAATGGACACAAATAACACTGGCCGAAGAAACACAACTGTTGAGAAGCATGTGAAAAGAGTCTTACGGGACTTGGGGCTGATTGATGTGTGGCGATTATTTCACAAGTCAGCACCAGGATTTACTTTTTACTCCGCTCGACATGGGGTGTATTCAAGGATAGATTATTG
This window of the Thalassophryne amazonica unplaced genomic scaffold, fThaAma1.1, whole genome shotgun sequence genome carries:
- the LOC117506303 gene encoding probable ATP-dependent RNA helicase DDX31 produces the protein APWTYSFQKAYRPTPKTQDRVRLQQVPVLSSDWSDRRDDLCVSGLTRLADVCLNDPVCIYMSGPAPSDILTSDPSPAGQSESFALPEALKQFVVTVPSKIRLVCLAAFILDKCKFSQDQKLIVFISSCEAVEFLHFLFSSVLSEPLANQKAEFHFLRLHGNMKQEVRKPCDMSHC